A genome region from Alkalimarinus coralli includes the following:
- a CDS encoding response regulator, with protein sequence MANIKALVVDDASFVRDLVKRTVRNSFPNITLEEAVNGKKAQSMMDRGVFDLILCDWEMPEMSGLELLRWARQHDTYKKTPFIMITSRGDRDHVMEAVKEGVSGYLGKPFSPEQLSGRIVKALGSKLKKSAQIQSAPLQDAFKNSASVLTGGNVSAPKAPRSTTSQSASLLAGSTGGMEQVKKAAVKNAGAAKGGNKGVAEVRFADSSLKCVIKAISLTEVKVIAKREEQFPGILESAVVDLELEGEVARLNGYVHQLQAVDKRMDTDFVSIIVRFVDEDPQKMEHLSKYMAKF encoded by the coding sequence ATGGCCAATATTAAGGCGTTAGTGGTGGATGACGCCAGCTTTGTTCGTGACTTGGTGAAACGAACCGTTCGTAACAGTTTCCCCAATATTACATTGGAGGAAGCGGTTAATGGAAAAAAGGCACAGAGCATGATGGACAGGGGCGTCTTTGACTTGATCTTGTGCGACTGGGAAATGCCTGAAATGAGTGGCCTGGAGTTACTGCGCTGGGCTCGCCAGCATGATACCTACAAGAAGACGCCCTTTATTATGATCACTAGCCGAGGTGATAGAGATCATGTGATGGAAGCCGTTAAAGAGGGCGTTTCTGGTTACTTGGGTAAACCCTTTAGCCCAGAGCAACTCTCTGGGCGTATAGTGAAGGCGCTGGGTTCAAAACTCAAGAAGTCGGCTCAGATTCAGAGCGCGCCACTGCAAGATGCGTTTAAAAACTCCGCTTCAGTGCTTACCGGGGGCAATGTTTCTGCGCCCAAAGCGCCGCGTTCAACAACGAGTCAGTCTGCCTCGTTGTTAGCGGGTTCAACTGGGGGGATGGAACAAGTGAAGAAAGCCGCCGTTAAGAATGCGGGGGCGGCCAAAGGAGGGAATAAAGGGGTTGCAGAAGTTCGGTTTGCGGACAGCTCGTTAAAGTGCGTTATAAAGGCCATCAGCCTGACAGAAGTCAAAGTCATTGCGAAACGGGAGGAACAGTTTCCTGGTATTCTGGAGTCAGCGGTTGTTGACCTGGAACTCGAAGGGGAAGTGGCCCGCCTCAATGGTTATGTTCATCAACTACAGGCCGTGGACAAACGAATGGACACGGATTTTGTCAGTATTATTGTTCGTTTTGTCGATGAAGACCCGCAAAAAATGGAGCATCTTTCAAAATATATGGCGAAGTTTTAA
- a CDS encoding type VI secretion system Vgr family protein — MSATPFSLPNQQRWNARLMLSVAGLNDLLRVVHFNGHEAISALYEYSIEVACENPSLSLNDLIGRQASFQIKDSQGNTRTILGAVYSVTQGAMQRRFSFYTLTIAPQFKWLQHRHGFRIFQDQDVPSILKQVFDDAGLDSQSVRFQLSSHYPLREYCVQYDENEWHFVARLMDEEGIHFHFEHTERQPVMVIADNPAAFRPLTPRRDIKFQGNSGQSGDEATLHAFCWSQQVGHDRVTFNDYDYEKPNRSLMSSAQNSRDASLEQYRYPGGYKQSEEGDRLSRIALARESIASCKIDAAGTVSFLSSGAVFSLSQHPRSDFNDDFLIAELRQSGDQPQVLEEQSGSGSYRFTTEVSCVPSSMEYRSQKNYQRPLIKGSQTAVVHGAPGETIYTDDLGRIKVNFHWERENKSSCWVRVSQSWASNQWGAINLPRVGQEVIVDFVDGNPDHPIVTGCVYHSLHKPPYKLPDHKTRTSFKTQSVPAGGFNELRIEDKKGQEQIFVHAQKDLDLKVLENHKTHVGADNHLIVGKNRFEQIKGEINQSADGDIKCQTGGGYHLTVKGDQQTKAAGDIKQQSGGDVHIKAGSKVTIDAGVELTIKAGGAFVKLSPAGVQIQGATINLNGGGSAGAASAASPKIPEAAIEVTAEGAGKNSQLSPEKGPLERGELEFTDAHQATLNKREHLKTLVANEQLLSDECLRDENGQCAKKTCTCV; from the coding sequence ATGTCGGCCACACCGTTTTCACTGCCAAACCAGCAGCGCTGGAACGCTCGTCTAATGTTATCTGTTGCAGGTCTGAATGACTTGCTCCGGGTGGTTCATTTTAACGGGCACGAAGCGATATCAGCACTTTACGAGTACTCAATTGAAGTTGCTTGTGAAAATCCCTCTTTATCACTCAATGATTTAATTGGCCGTCAGGCATCCTTTCAAATAAAAGATTCACAAGGCAATACCAGGACTATTTTGGGTGCTGTTTATTCGGTCACGCAAGGGGCCATGCAGCGTCGCTTTTCGTTTTATACCCTGACGATTGCTCCTCAGTTTAAATGGTTGCAACACCGGCACGGTTTCAGGATATTTCAGGATCAGGATGTCCCATCGATTTTAAAGCAAGTATTTGATGATGCCGGGCTTGATAGCCAGAGTGTCAGGTTTCAACTGAGCAGCCATTATCCGTTGCGCGAATATTGTGTTCAATATGATGAAAATGAATGGCACTTTGTCGCCCGGTTAATGGATGAGGAAGGGATTCATTTTCATTTTGAACATACTGAGCGTCAACCGGTGATGGTCATCGCGGATAACCCGGCAGCATTCCGCCCGTTAACACCACGCCGGGATATTAAGTTTCAGGGAAATAGCGGTCAGTCAGGCGATGAAGCAACACTTCACGCTTTTTGCTGGAGCCAGCAGGTCGGCCATGACCGAGTGACGTTTAATGACTATGACTACGAAAAACCGAACCGTTCTCTCATGTCATCCGCTCAGAATAGTCGAGACGCCTCACTCGAGCAGTATCGTTACCCCGGTGGTTACAAACAGTCGGAAGAAGGCGATAGGTTAAGCCGTATTGCGTTAGCACGAGAATCTATCGCAAGCTGCAAGATAGACGCTGCGGGCACGGTGAGTTTTTTGAGTAGTGGCGCGGTCTTTTCGCTTAGCCAACACCCGAGGAGCGACTTCAATGATGACTTCCTGATTGCTGAATTACGACAGAGTGGAGACCAGCCTCAGGTTCTGGAAGAGCAATCGGGCAGTGGCAGTTATCGTTTTACCACAGAGGTTTCGTGCGTCCCATCCAGTATGGAATACCGTTCACAAAAAAACTATCAAAGGCCTTTGATTAAAGGCTCTCAAACCGCCGTCGTGCATGGCGCGCCAGGTGAAACGATCTATACCGATGACCTTGGGCGCATCAAGGTTAACTTTCATTGGGAGCGAGAGAATAAAAGCTCGTGCTGGGTACGAGTTTCCCAGTCGTGGGCAAGCAATCAGTGGGGAGCGATTAACCTGCCACGGGTCGGGCAGGAGGTGATAGTGGATTTTGTGGATGGCAACCCTGATCACCCGATCGTCACTGGCTGCGTTTACCATAGCCTGCACAAGCCTCCTTATAAACTACCTGACCATAAAACGCGTACCTCATTTAAAACCCAAAGTGTCCCCGCCGGTGGTTTTAACGAGCTTCGAATCGAAGACAAAAAAGGCCAGGAGCAGATATTTGTCCATGCTCAAAAGGATCTTGATCTGAAAGTGCTGGAGAACCACAAAACCCATGTCGGCGCAGACAACCATCTGATCGTTGGAAAAAACCGATTTGAGCAGATAAAAGGCGAGATAAACCAATCTGCCGATGGCGATATTAAATGCCAGACCGGTGGCGGTTATCACTTGACGGTGAAAGGCGATCAGCAGACCAAAGCCGCGGGCGATATAAAACAGCAGTCTGGTGGTGATGTTCATATTAAGGCAGGTAGTAAAGTCACTATCGATGCGGGGGTTGAGCTGACAATCAAAGCGGGTGGTGCCTTCGTTAAGCTCAGCCCGGCAGGAGTTCAAATACAGGGTGCAACCATTAATCTGAATGGTGGCGGCAGTGCAGGGGCTGCCAGTGCGGCATCACCGAAAATACCTGAGGCGGCCATTGAGGTGACTGCTGAAGGGGCAGGTAAAAACAGCCAGCTAAGCCCAGAAAAAGGGCCTCTCGAAAGAGGTGAACTTGAGTTTACGGACGCGCATCAGGCCACGCTTAATAAGCGGGAGCACTTGAAAACATTGGTAGCTAACGAGCAACTGCTATCAGATGAGTGTCTGCGAGATGAAAACGGACAGTGTGCAAAAAAAACGTGCACCTGTGTTTAG
- a CDS encoding DUF4123 domain-containing protein → MSQLIQNQNLSELCLSQTDALNYLLIDGVKMEPVLKWVYQHIENPEWYPLYKNTRYQDVIDLSPCLVKVPPDSDIANQFDSKLGSEGEAIWLQSSNNIETLGPHLSRLLWITTEDGRYLHYRFYDPASLSRLAPALTPEESAKLYNGVESIIWFNAQQRIWQKLAMPHSDIPLTHSGATLTPSVGIMFKSKWMDATLASP, encoded by the coding sequence ATGTCGCAACTTATACAAAATCAGAATTTGTCAGAGCTGTGTCTATCTCAAACGGATGCACTTAATTACCTGTTGATCGATGGGGTTAAAATGGAGCCTGTGCTGAAATGGGTTTACCAACATATTGAAAACCCTGAGTGGTATCCGTTGTATAAAAATACCCGATACCAAGATGTGATTGACCTTAGCCCATGCCTGGTTAAGGTACCTCCCGACTCAGATATAGCTAACCAGTTTGATAGTAAGCTAGGCTCTGAAGGAGAGGCCATTTGGCTGCAATCGTCCAATAATATTGAGACTTTAGGCCCACATTTAAGCCGGTTACTGTGGATTACAACTGAGGATGGGCGTTATCTGCATTATCGGTTTTATGACCCCGCTTCTCTTTCTCGACTTGCTCCCGCTCTGACGCCTGAAGAAAGCGCCAAGCTCTATAATGGCGTAGAAAGTATTATCTGGTTTAATGCTCAGCAGCGCATCTGGCAGAAGCTGGCGATGCCTCATTCAGACATACCGTTGACTCACTCAGGCGCAACATTGACGCCATCAGTTGGCATCATGTTTAAATCTAAGTGGATGGACGCGACGCTGGCGAGCCCCTAA
- a CDS encoding formylglycine-generating enzyme family protein: MKPSLKTIALLSTALLSACTSTEDKVNDLLQRHMDAFVFVEGGSFMMGNPGGWSVRRDSLPAHKVMLDSFSIQKYEVTQGDMDLFMEVTGYASSDESYDRTKEQYPNRFMSKLPAVGSWIDAQAFCQWLGKISNRPIDLPTEAQWEYAARSRGQVLRYATDTGEAIEGVNMAAASKGGFTDPTALPLPPGSFPPNPLGLYDMSGNASEWVLDNYQPDYYENSPELNPQGPEKAKTSGLKSGPIDHHKVARGGRFYDFWGNTTVSRLDHPKRLMWLDAGFRCLLHTKNAAIQAQDKKKQPYY; the protein is encoded by the coding sequence ATGAAACCCTCCCTCAAAACCATCGCACTGCTATCTACAGCCCTCCTTAGCGCCTGTACCTCAACCGAAGACAAAGTGAATGATCTGTTACAGCGCCATATGGACGCCTTTGTGTTTGTAGAAGGCGGGTCATTTATGATGGGCAACCCTGGAGGGTGGAGTGTTCGTCGAGATAGTCTCCCAGCCCATAAAGTCATGCTGGATAGTTTTTCTATTCAGAAGTATGAAGTGACTCAGGGGGACATGGATCTATTTATGGAAGTGACAGGGTATGCGTCTTCTGATGAATCTTATGACAGAACAAAAGAGCAATATCCAAATAGATTTATGAGCAAGCTACCTGCCGTTGGTTCTTGGATAGATGCACAAGCATTTTGCCAATGGCTCGGAAAAATTAGCAATAGACCAATAGACCTACCAACAGAAGCGCAGTGGGAGTATGCTGCGCGCTCTCGTGGACAGGTGCTTCGTTATGCTACCGACACTGGAGAGGCTATTGAAGGCGTCAATATGGCAGCCGCATCAAAAGGAGGTTTTACAGACCCTACTGCTCTCCCCCTCCCTCCAGGAAGCTTTCCTCCCAACCCCTTAGGCTTGTATGATATGTCTGGCAACGCATCTGAGTGGGTGCTAGACAATTACCAGCCAGACTATTACGAAAACTCACCAGAACTTAACCCACAAGGCCCCGAAAAAGCCAAAACAAGCGGTCTTAAAAGCGGTCCTATAGACCACCATAAAGTTGCTCGCGGCGGGCGTTTTTATGACTTTTGGGGTAATACAACCGTTTCTCGTTTAGACCACCCAAAAAGATTGATGTGGTTGGATGCAGGGTTTAGATGCCTACTGCACACAAAAAACGCAGCTATTCAAGCTCAGGATAAAAAGAAGCAGCCCTATTATTAA
- a CDS encoding formylglycine-generating enzyme family protein, which translates to MKPSLKTIALLSTALLTAYTSTEDKVNDLLQRHMNAFVFVEGGSFMMGNPGLGWALGADSYPAHKVTLDSFSIQKYEVTQGDMDLFMEVTGYVSAYKNYDKDRERYPSRFVAKLPAVAAWSDAMAFCNWVGNSTKKTIGLPTEAQWEYAARSRGKMYRFATDTGEAIASVNMASRSTKVYTDPTALPLPPGSFPANPLGLYDMSGNAIEWVQDNYQPDYYAYSLEHNPKGPKSGQIHDSDSTMDQQKVARGGSFSDFWGNTTVTRMNIPQSLIGLETGFRCVKQN; encoded by the coding sequence ATGAAACCCTCCCTCAAAACCATCGCATTATTATCAACAGCACTCCTGACCGCCTACACCTCAACCGAAGATAAAGTGAATGACCTGTTACAGCGCCATATGAATGCCTTTGTGTTTGTAGAAGGCGGGTCGTTTATGATGGGAAACCCTGGGTTAGGTTGGGCTTTAGGGGCTGACTCTTACCCAGCCCACAAGGTCACGCTGGACAGTTTTTCTATTCAGAAGTATGAGGTGACTCAGGGAGATATGGATTTGTTTATGGAAGTCACGGGGTATGTTTCTGCTTACAAAAACTATGACAAAGATAGGGAAAGATACCCCAGTCGTTTTGTCGCCAAACTCCCAGCCGTTGCTGCTTGGAGTGATGCCATGGCTTTCTGTAATTGGGTAGGTAACAGCACAAAAAAGACTATTGGGCTTCCTACAGAAGCTCAATGGGAATATGCGGCTCGCTCAAGAGGAAAAATGTATCGCTTTGCCACTGATACAGGTGAAGCTATCGCTTCAGTCAATATGGCTTCGCGATCAACAAAAGTTTATACAGACCCAACCGCTCTGCCTCTTCCCCCCGGCAGTTTCCCTGCCAACCCGCTAGGCTTATATGATATGTCTGGTAATGCAATAGAGTGGGTACAAGACAACTACCAACCGGATTACTACGCATATTCTCTAGAGCATAATCCCAAAGGCCCAAAGAGTGGACAAATTCATGATTCTGACTCCACCATGGATCAACAAAAAGTCGCCAGAGGCGGCAGTTTTTCGGACTTTTGGGGCAACACAACTGTTACTCGTATGAATATTCCACAATCTTTAATAGGTCTAGAAACAGGATTTAGATGCGTCAAGCAAAACTAA
- a CDS encoding formylglycine-generating enzyme family protein, giving the protein MKPSLKTIALLSTALLTACTSTEDKVNDLLQRHMNAFVFVEGGSFMMGNPGGWSVRKDTLPAHKVTLDSFSIQKYEVTQGDMDLFMEVTGYTSTYVNYDRLRTNNPNRFVDKLPAAVTWGDARAFCQWLGKLSNQLIDLPTEAQWEYAARSRGQMYRFATDTGEAVENVNMAARSKGGFSNPKALPHPPSKFSPNPLGLYDMSGNVVELVLDNYQPDYYQHSPEHNPKGPKTAKTSGLDGGTTYHLTVARGGRFYDYWGNTTVTRLEVPKTLMGLDTGFRCVMQN; this is encoded by the coding sequence ATGAAACCCTCCCTCAAAACCATCGCATTATTATCAACAGCACTCCTGACCGCCTGCACCTCAACCGAAGATAAAGTGAATGACCTGTTACAGCGCCATATGAATGCCTTTGTGTTTGTAGAAGGCGGGTCATTTATGATGGGGAACCCGGGAGGGTGGAGTGTTCGTAAAGATACACTACCTGCTCACAAGGTGACTTTGGATAGTTTTTCTATTCAGAAATATGAAGTCACTCAAGGGGATATGGATTTGTTTATGGAGGTGACGGGGTACACATCGACCTACGTTAATTACGATCGGTTAAGAACCAATAACCCAAACCGCTTTGTTGATAAATTACCTGCTGCGGTAACATGGGGTGATGCAAGAGCCTTCTGCCAATGGTTGGGCAAGCTAAGCAACCAGCTGATCGACTTGCCCACCGAAGCTCAGTGGGAGTATGCAGCTCGCTCTAGGGGGCAAATGTATCGTTTCGCTACCGATACAGGTGAAGCAGTGGAAAATGTTAATATGGCCGCAAGATCAAAAGGCGGGTTTTCAAACCCAAAAGCTCTTCCTCACCCCCCAAGTAAATTTTCCCCAAACCCTCTTGGGCTTTATGATATGTCTGGTAACGTAGTTGAATTAGTACTAGATAATTATCAACCCGACTACTATCAGCACTCACCTGAACACAACCCTAAAGGCCCGAAAACAGCCAAAACAAGCGGACTTGATGGAGGCACAACATACCATCTAACAGTTGCTAGGGGAGGGCGTTTTTATGATTACTGGGGCAACACAACGGTCACCCGCTTAGAGGTACCAAAAACATTAATGGGCCTGGATACTGGGTTTAGGTGTGTCATGCAGAACTAA
- a CDS encoding formylglycine-generating enzyme family protein: protein MKPSLKAIALLSTALLTACTSTEDKVNDLLQRHMDAFVFVEGGSFMMGNPGGWSVRRDSLPAHKVTLDSFSIQKYEVTQGDMDLFMEVTGYTYIDDFYAKDKSKYQNRFSAELPAPTAWADARAFCQWIGKLSNKTIDLPTEAQWEYAARSRGKMYRFATDTGKAVAGVNMAQEAKKGVFDHNALPKAPGSFPPNPLGLYDMSGNAAEWVLDNYQPDYYENSPELNPQGPEKAKTSGLKSGPIDHHKVARGGRFYDFWGNTTVSRLDKPQELMGLDTGFRCVMQN, encoded by the coding sequence ATGAAACCCTCCCTCAAAGCCATCGCATTATTATCAACAGCCCTCCTGACCGCCTGTACCTCAACCGAAGACAAAGTGAATGACCTGTTACAGCGTCATATGGATGCCTTTGTGTTTGTAGAAGGCGGGTCATTTATGATGGGGAACCCTGGAGGGTGGAGTGTCCGTCGTGATAGCCTCCCAGCCCACAAGGTTACGTTGGATAGCTTTTCTATTCAGAAGTATGAGGTGACGCAGGGGGATATGGATCTGTTTATGGAGGTGACGGGGTATACTTATATTGATGACTTCTATGCAAAAGACAAAAGTAAATATCAAAATAGATTTTCCGCTGAATTACCTGCACCAACCGCATGGGCTGACGCTAGAGCATTTTGCCAATGGATAGGTAAACTCAGCAATAAAACTATTGATTTACCAACAGAAGCACAATGGGAGTATGCTGCACGTTCGCGAGGTAAAATGTATCGTTTTGCCACCGATACAGGGAAAGCAGTTGCAGGCGTCAATATGGCTCAAGAAGCTAAAAAGGGCGTTTTCGACCACAACGCCCTTCCAAAAGCGCCAGGAAGCTTTCCTCCTAATCCTTTGGGGTTATATGACATGTCTGGTAACGCCGCTGAATGGGTCCTAGATAATTACCAGCCAGACTATTACGAAAACTCACCAGAACTTAACCCACAAGGCCCCGAAAAAGCAAAAACAAGCGGTCTTAAAAGCGGTCCTATAGACCACCATAAAGTTGCTCGCGGCGGGCGTTTTTATGACTTTTGGGGTAATACAACCGTTTCCCGTTTAGATAAACCTCAGGAGCTAATGGGGTTAGATACAGGGTTTAGGTGCGTCATGCAAAACTAG
- the phoR gene encoding phosphate regulon sensor histidine kinase PhoR gives MKKNWQSYIHRIFFALVALIIIGLLVGSVSWVLVFGLGAYLAWTLVQAIKLHQWLYSPSSENAEQGSKSTPPESHGLWGDLFDGIHSLQKGHTVAQNRLRTMINRVQESANALNDAVIMTDARGAMEWWNKSATNYLGFIQRSDHGQPIYNLIRTPAFKTYFEQKEYDEPIELSSPAKPHIVLRFRITLFGEDDRLIIAQDITRIHNLEQMRKDFVSNVSHELRTPLTVISGYLETLSGNSDSLPPIWKRALNTMSQQAGRMEQLISDLLLLAKFETVDQSQAQQETSIHHLLESIRSDALALSGDQGHNIKLKNSADGSFIGDESQLRSAFSNIIFNAVKYTPSEGDVDIHWWSDDEGVHLSVKDSGVGIDPIHIPRLTERFYRADPSRHKDTGGSGLGLAIVKHVLRNHDGELEVKSSQGLGSEFICHFPKTRHIENTGSPHA, from the coding sequence ATGAAAAAGAACTGGCAAAGCTATATTCACCGTATTTTTTTCGCCCTGGTTGCGCTAATCATCATCGGGTTACTGGTCGGGTCTGTTAGCTGGGTACTGGTGTTCGGCCTCGGTGCTTATCTAGCCTGGACATTGGTGCAAGCAATCAAGTTGCATCAATGGTTGTACTCTCCTTCCAGTGAAAACGCTGAACAGGGCAGTAAAAGCACACCTCCTGAAAGCCATGGCTTATGGGGAGACCTGTTCGATGGCATCCACAGTCTTCAAAAAGGTCACACGGTCGCTCAAAATCGCCTAAGAACGATGATTAACAGAGTGCAGGAGTCTGCCAACGCGCTGAATGATGCAGTGATCATGACGGATGCCCGTGGCGCTATGGAGTGGTGGAACAAATCTGCGACCAACTATCTTGGATTCATCCAGCGCTCCGATCATGGCCAACCCATCTATAACCTTATTCGGACACCCGCGTTTAAGACTTATTTTGAACAAAAAGAGTATGATGAGCCCATCGAGCTATCCTCGCCAGCCAAGCCACATATTGTATTACGGTTCAGGATAACGCTATTTGGTGAAGATGATCGCTTGATTATTGCTCAGGATATTACCCGTATTCATAACCTTGAGCAGATGCGGAAAGACTTTGTTAGTAACGTGTCTCATGAGCTGCGCACACCCTTAACGGTTATTAGTGGCTATCTCGAAACACTATCTGGCAACAGTGACTCCCTGCCGCCGATATGGAAAAGAGCACTCAATACCATGTCCCAACAGGCGGGAAGAATGGAGCAGTTGATCAGCGACCTGTTACTGCTGGCCAAGTTTGAAACGGTTGACCAAAGCCAGGCCCAGCAAGAGACCTCCATCCATCACCTTTTAGAGAGTATTCGCAGTGACGCATTAGCCCTCAGTGGCGATCAGGGACATAATATCAAGTTGAAAAACAGCGCCGACGGCTCATTTATTGGCGATGAAAGTCAACTCAGAAGTGCCTTCTCGAATATTATTTTTAATGCCGTAAAGTACACCCCCTCCGAAGGTGATGTTGATATTCACTGGTGGTCTGACGATGAAGGGGTTCACCTTTCGGTCAAAGATAGCGGCGTTGGAATTGACCCTATTCATATCCCTCGCCTGACGGAGCGTTTTTATCGTGCAGACCCTAGCCGTCATAAAGACACCGGCGGATCGGGTTTGGGGTTAGCCATTGTTAAACACGTTTTACGCAACCACGATGGCGAACTGGAAGTAAAAAGCAGCCAGGGCCTAGGCAGCGAGTTTATATGTCACTTCCCTAAAACACGGCATATTGAAAATACCGGGAGCCCTCACGCATAG